The following is a genomic window from Acipenser ruthenus chromosome 19, fAciRut3.2 maternal haplotype, whole genome shotgun sequence.
CATCACGGCGCTGGACACCAACAGCCAGGTCGTCAGCACCTACATCCTCACCGCCATGACCGTGGACCGCTACTTAGCCACGGTCCACCCCATCAAATCCACCTACATGCGAACGCCTTGTGTTGCAACCATGGTCATCTGCCTGGTGTGGCTCCTGTCCTTGCTGACCATCATCCCTGTCTGGATGTACGCGGGTTTGATGTCCCTCAAAGATGGGTCGGTTCAGTGCGCTCTCCTCCTGCCCAATCCTGCCACCGACATCTACTGGTACACCCTCTACCAGTTCCTGCTGGCCTTCGCCTTCCCACTCATCACCATCTGTGTGGTGTACTTCAAGATCCTCCAGCACATGTCCACCACGGTCGCCCCTCTCCCCCAAAGAAGCCTTCGGGTGCGCACCAAAAAGGTCACCCGCATGGCTGTGGCGATATGCCTGGCGTTCTTCATCTGCTGGGCGCCCTACTACATCCTGCAACTGGTCCATCTTGGTGTGCAAAGGCCCTCCGTGGCCTTCTTCTATGCCTACAACATCGCCATCAGCATGGGCTATGCCAACAGCTGCATCAACCCCTTCCTGTATGTCGTGCTAAGCCAGACCTTCAAGCGTCAGTTCATGGTGGCCATCCGACCGGCCCAGGAGCAGTTCCGGTTCAATAACAGCATGACCAATGGCAGCGTGAGTCTCAGACTGGCTCCAGAGTCTACCCAGCAGTCTCATTTTTCCAGGCAGTACTCGCAAAACGCACTCCCTGTGACTGTAGCAGCCCACTGAAGTGGACATGCAGCAATGCCTCAGGTTTGGTTTTTGACCCTGATGGTTTATTCTAGTGAGGCAGGAAAGCCTCGAAGCCCTTCCTTGATACTCATCTCAGCACCTTCACTTACAGACAGACTGTCAGTGGTGTAGACTTCTTCCATTCACTGCACACATAGTAGCCATTAATCATGACTAAACTCAAGCGTGCACTGCCACGACATTGGAGGTGATTGGATATCATTAGTTCAGCGATTACACAAGGCCACAGGCTAATCCAGCAGAACAGTCTATGTGAGGGGGTGGCTGGGTCTTACTGTCAAATGGAATGTCAAAACCTCTATAAGCTTAGACATGCTTTTATCACAATTCCAAGGGTGTCTTTATCATCCTTAAGTCATTACAAACCAAAAGCAAACTGTGTCCCAGATGACTAACTTTTGCTCCATTGGAAGCCCAAGGGAGATCCAGACTCTGTTTTGCCCAGACCTAAAGAAATTCTCCTTAGAAAGGGCAAGTGAGTTCTATTTCTTGGAAATCAGACAATCCAAGTGCTTTGAAAGATTGAGAGCCCCAGGGAAGGAATGAATCAGTGTGTCTCGCGGGAACAATTATCTGAAACTGCCTGTAAATGTGCTACTCTCTGTACGCCAACATGTTGTAGCATTATGGCTCTGTAGTAGCCATTTGGGATCAAATTAAGTGAGTTATGGTGTGGCGCACAATGTAAAGGGAATATGCAGCTTAGAATAGCCCACCTTGTTTTTCAAGTGCCAGTAAATCTTTATGGTGGTacataacaaatacatcaagGCAGCTGCTGTATACAGTTTAAATCAATATGTGCCTGGAagcatttcttttattttctgtagaCCTTTAATTAAAGCTTTCTGTTATCAGATTGGGCAAACGGCAGTTTCAAAtccaaataatatttttttttagctgacaaAAAAACAGAATCAGGTGGAGTGAGTGCAGTTCAAAGGTCACAGAGCGACATGATTTTTTGGAATCAGGAATGACAGACATGTGTCCAAACAAGCTCCTAAACTTGCTTTAATTGGACTAATAAGTATGAGCAGAAAGATTGATTATCATTTCAGTGAACAAAGCTACGCTAACATCAAACGTCAGGCTGTATGTTTCTTGAATCTTTAGGCACAGACCTGCGTATATGGATGTCAGTTCACTTTGAGAGACAATTGTGTTGAACAAATGCCTCTAGGTAGAAGAGGCATTCTCGCTAGGGTCAATTTAATTAGTATTTTCATCCAGGCAGCTCTGAGAATTTCAATGAGAAATAATTGAGCTCCTTCTAAACAGGCAGATGTCAGGTTTATCTCTTTTAAAGATCAGTAACCCTGAGGTATAAGAAAAGAGTTGCTGTTTAATCAGAATGTCTCGTACTTGATTAATTCATTATTGCTTTGCTTGGATAAACATACACCAGCAGTCAAATCCTTATGATATAGTGGGAGTCTTTTTCACTCAGAACAGATTCAAACAAAGAAGAGATTGCCCTGTCTGTGTGGGTTTTGCAGAGCAAGTgtcatgctgtttgtttttgcaaattaATTTATAGCTTGTCAAAAGTGTTGattttattgtgcaatgaatCTTCTCCCAACGGCTGATCAGGTAATAATACTGACATTGGCATAAGGCCTGTACttacctcttgactacagagcttgctctttagttgaatggtaagacgttggtctttgaactgtatggttaGCAGTTCGCGTCCAGCCGttgtctttccattcaattcaatggtctGCTGGTTTATTACAATTGAAAGGAGAATAGAGGTTGAGCGGACTGAGCTGAAGACTTGCCTTGTGCTCTCTCAATGCATGGCAGGCATTGTATTTGCATGTTTTATCTTCAGTGTCTCTATGGCTGTGTCTAGTAAATGTACAGTGTATGTGAAGAATTGAGATGTGCTCTGAAACTGTGAGCTTTTTCCCCCCAAACAACCTTTCATTCAAAGATGGGATACATTTTACAGTAACACTTTAGTTCAGGGATTTGGCATTCACAATTAACAATGCATTCATAAGTGAATTACAAAAGGGGCCAGAAACAATATTATACCGTTAGTAATAAGGCTATAACACATGTAACTAAGGCATTAATAAGAAATATTTCAACTACTTCATAACATGACAAGGAGGTACACTAGTTAGGTGGTTATGTAATGTATATAAACATGTTCTTAACGATGTTATTACCAGCTCTAGATTATGATTAAACACTGTATAgtaacacagaattacaatgtttTGTAATTCCATGTTAGTATACAGTAAAAACTAattgtttgctataacatgttataATATAGCTTATTACAATAAccatatatataatacacacacacacacacacacacacacccagggtAGGATTACTAAACACAGTGTGATTTAGCAGAATGATACCAaaagttttaaaatactttttctttTCTCAATGCTAATTTGTGCAAGAAATAGAACACCCATGATAATGTTACAAatattataaccatgggaaaagcatgggaaaagtgcaaaaatactatggtaaacttaAAGGTGCATCGACTaggactgtggacacaaacacaaatgaAGCCACGGACACACAGtctaaagtaaagcattctgacattCTGgagaaatacttgtagaaattagatgAATGCATGACCTATtgtatgtgttactagaagttcagtatgcAAATGCAATgggaatttgtataataattcttgtgtTAAGAATATTTCAGTGGTGTTCtggtaccttcagatttaggagCACACCACTGGTGTTAATGCATCAAGTTACCGTTTCACAAATTGCCACTCACACTTACACAATGTGTGTTCCCTTGGTGAGGAAGGGAAGTGTCACAGCCGGTGCCCTTATCTAATGTAATGCTTTGCCATGAAACAGACCTTTCTACAGTTTCCAATAAAGACTTAATCGTGGCAGGACCACAGAGTCATTACAGAATCTGTCCTGTCTGAGTGGCCAGAAATCACTGTCAATGGAGATTATTCATTTGCTCCTCATTGTAACAAATAAATTACCTATCAAGGGAGACAGGCGTGATTTCAAATCCTATTTTGCCATTAATTGTGAACACCCACACCGCTTCTCTAGGAAATTATAAATGATACTGTAtaattctgttatttttaaaagacTAAACTGTCTAGCTGaacaatgtttaccatttatttgTTCCATATTCCCATCAGTTTTTGTTATGTTAATAATTAGCAACAGAATTGAGCCCTTTACTCCATTCAAGGTTAACATGCTCAATGATTTACCTTATTCCTGCACATGCTTTCTCTCGCCAATCATTTTAAGTTACTCTTCTTATGCCAGCAGTGTTTTAGTAAAGAGGTTTGACATTATGCATTTTACTCTCATGTGatatttccaatacattttcatcCTACGCCTTCTTCATGAGCATGCCAACTGTTTGCCCAAGCGCCCTTTCATCTCAGCTTTGATCTTCTCTCTTGATTTTTCTCCATACACCTCCATGCATCAATCAACCGAATGCCAAGATGATAGTTGCAGCTATTCTTAGGATCAACCACACCCCGATGTAACATTTCAAAGGAGcttattcaaatgctgttttatgccccctccctctccctcacctccTTGTCTGCAAGCCACTTGAAACAACGTTTCAATTGCAACAGATGCAGATAAGGTTTTCTGCTTTCAAATACAGTAGCTGATTTAGGTAGGAGATCACAGACACACTCAGATATACACAGACCACAGACAGTGCACATGTGTCCTCATCACTGCTACCCTATCAGCCGACTCCCACACAGCTTCACAGCAGCCACTGCTGGAATTGGAAAGGTTTTTTGTTCTTCGTTGGCTAGATGAAAGACAGGTACATAGTGAGCAGGCAGGTCAATTGATTTTATAAAATCCAAAATAGAATCAAAAAACACCTGTGACCTCATAACGAACAGACACCAAGGGCCGtattactccagtctttaattaactcctgtttttctAAAGAGGGAAAAAAcgaatttattttttactaagcaagaaccaaacaactaaggtCTGTATGTCAAGTTCTCTTCATAACTcttaaaatgctttgaaaatatggccctaagTCCAGTAGATGTCAGATCTGCTCAGGGACAATGGGTGTACCAGAAAGGTATGGACTGAACAGCCTCTTTttgtgatacaaaaaaaaaacattaaatacaaaacatgttGGTAACCCAACACCAACAGTCCATAAATTGTGAGGATTATACAGAGCACACTTTAAATAagtacttgcaatcgtagttgtcaaggctcagccattaccatagacacggtctgaagggagacggaagctctgactagcacgtgcgcagatgtataatttggagcgagtcatTTGGGAATTCAAATTGTGATAGAAGAGAAgagatgtttgtttctaaaatgcctaaacagcgcataacaattaaacaatactgCAAAGAATTTGACCATGAGGGGATGTATGgagctgacggtgacaaaataatgatgtgcagattttgcaactgtcggctggaatgggagtcgaaagataccaTCGTTCAGCATCATTTGCTGTTTATTGCTTTTGGGGggaaatatggcttgtttgcttgtacagtattttgcattagtatttgctttgctttgtgtttaaatactgagaaaccccaagcttgttgtatactgcttcagcgcaatgggattgaaatacaaataattttttAATGGGTaaattgctgtatgtgcaattattatttatgACAGCCTCACAAGAGTagggcagtatatatatatatatatatatatatatatatatatatatatatatatatatatatatatatatactatatttttatagTGGGCAtaggcagtatttactgtaaataggcagttgattaaaaagagtgggggactgtacgTTACTGCTAATTATgtaattatggtaactaaattatttttctgtgtgagGTCTGattgtcaaaatgttaaaaaactaatcggataatgtttaataataaaaaaatatatatatatatatatgtatactattactttgagttattttattaatgtgtatctgtaatcaATCgatatttgtgaaaaataaaactgaaaatttataaaaaataaaaataatttccctGGGCTCTAGTTATATCGGTATGCATTTCGAAAGAACACGGCAAAGGTCAGCATATAGAAGCATTGGAAttggaaatgtaatttattttcttctgCAAAAGCTATAGCAATTACTGGATTAATATCTTGCTATAAATAAAGCTCCATTGCATTTTAGTgcgtaaataacattatgtagtTATCTTATTGTGTGCCAGTAACATACCCCCTCCACCATGGCTGTCAATTCAGAATTAGAGCTATCGGTATGGCAAAAAAACTTTGATGATCATTATCAACagtgtacagaacagtacagagCAGGATATGAAAACGGAATCAAAAGCAAAGCCATTAATGACACATCTATAGATGCTTTATAAACAGATCCGTAAACTGAAGTCTCTCAGACAAACCAAACAGAGGCAGAGCTTCTCAGAGTAAAACAGTGCGATACATTTGAAAGACAAAGTACCACAGCACTGGAATCAGTATGTATGTATTCCTTTAATACCGGCTTCCAAGCGCATCTCAAAATCCATAAATAAATTACCACaaattgccacatataccccgtATCCCATCATTTACTTATCATTGAGTTTTAGCACAGCCTCCACCTTTGGTCTGGTGCTCTGGGATTGCAAAATGAAATTGTCAATGTGGGTGACTCAGCTTCCTGGTCAATACGTCTCATAATACAGGAGTAGGGATCAGACATAGaatctcaatatatatatatatattagattcaCCCCACGCTTGTGACAGAGAAACACAACAGCATTGATTGTGAATGAGTCTCAAGAAATACATGAGTGTATAGCTACAGAAAGCTGGGGTCTATATTTAGCACACCACTTTcttatatgtgcattataaattcAAATGCATGTATATCGCAATAATATTTCAATCGCATTTAAGTTGCTGCATTACAGAGTACATTTAGTGGATCAACATTCTAGAATGCGTTTTTTCTGGATTTGCACAAATCCATTGTTTTGGACACAAAGAGCTATTTAGAaatctggaattattatttttctctgggTTGCTTAGCAACCTTTACTTGAAGAGTAGGgtttaacaataaaaaagcaaagcAGCTGTGTGTGATCTCTGAGCCCCAGGCTCCCTGTTCATATAGAGATTCAGAATTGAAAGGAAATTAATAGTTATGTGTACAGGACAGGGCATTTCACAGGTCAGAAGATCCCCCAAAGCACAGTAAAGGTCGTGTCACTTATAATAGAACCCTCTGGAACCAAACCAAAACCAGGAGCCAACAAAATCCACATgggctcaattaaaaaaaaaaaaaaaaaacgttttgtggAGCTTCACAGTGTGACGAATGCAGGTTCCACTTTACAAGAAGTGTCTCTACATATTagtgtatttacatattagttacttagtaaatacatgtgtacttacacaattatagggttattatgcatagttacaatttacttaaagggtacataaggactgttttattttattgtgttacatgttcccatgtgttgctacaactgttgaccactttttttaaacttttaaattgcattccctgcctcaagatggcttcacatgtacccgcatgaacctcagaacacagcacacagctctctatccaaggaaaatcaggatccaacaggatactcaatCACTGAAGGAGAAAAGTTGTTGATAAATTGAAAACTCACTATTTCAATAATTAGCTAATCTCTCAATTATAATTCTTCCTGTGTAGCTGGTATTAGGGCTTGCCAAGACCCTCAAATTTACAGCCTGGGATTCAGTTTTAATCTTAATAAatcttcagtcttttttttttttaacactacaaATGATAGCTTTAATGGCTTGATATTACTTTGAGATGTCACGGTTTGAAATCctatgttttattctttttaaatccATATTCACATCCATATACATTAGACATAAAGGTCTCACTCCAATACCTACACAATGTGTAGAGGAGAATCTGACAGCAGACTTTGCCCTGCGTGGGACAGAATGGTGAACAAACCCTCTTTAATGCCAGGGCACTTAGCATTCAACAGCACAAAGTAAATTCAGCTGAAAAAGTACACATCGGATGATTAAACTCATTACTGGAGCAGCCGAATTCAGAACCCCCGATTGCAAACCCATACAATGATAAGCATTAGGAAAGATAATCAAGCAAGCAGCTGGTGCAACAGTTTCAATACAGGTCTTGATGAGTTTTCTTCAGCCGTCTTGCTTCCTGGTGGAAAAAAAAGGCCTGAAAAGGATTTCAATGAAAAgttataattatataaaaacaacGCAAAAGAGCCAATTATTATATCCAGTCTGAAAATCACAGAGTGTTCTGCATAACCTTTTCAAATCAGCTAATTTCATGAGACAAATAGGCTCTTCTGGTCTCTAACAATGTACCAACAGGGGTACCATTAAGAAAGCAAAGCTTGCAGCCTAAGTATTTTCAGAGTGAATTGTGTGTACGGTTCTGCTttcattaatatatatttattattgagTCACAAAATCATCTTTAAATTAGCATGGCAGAGATCAAAACTATATATGCTACGGTATACAACAGATCCCTCAGATCCTTCACAGTACATTGAGCAAATAGCCAGCTCCCTGTCCATTACTGGGTGATAATGGAGCGGTGAGTGCAACTGTATATTGTTTCAGGTGTATCCTGCCTAAGGAAATCTGCTTCTCCAATACAAAAGCCTCAAAACAATCCACTTTAAATGGGATTGCAACATCTTCTCAAAACAGCAGTTTTATTCTTTTGAAATCTATATTCCCATCCATATACAttagacattattatttatttcttagcagacgcccttatccagggcaacttacaactgttacaagatatcacattatttttacatacaattacccatttatacagttgggtttttactggagcaatctaggtaaagtaccttgctcaagggtacagcagcagtgtcctccacctggggttgaacccacaaccctccggtcaagagtccagagccttaaccacacTGCTACCCATTTCGGGCTAAACATAAAGGGCTCACTCCAATACAAACACAACGTGTAGAGGAGAACCTGACAGCGGACTGTGCCCTGCGTGGGACAGAATGGTGAACAAACCTTCTTTAATGCCAGGGCAAATAGCATTCAACAGCACAAAGTAAATTCAGCTGAAAAAGTACACATCGGATGATTACTCATTACTGGAGCAGCCAAATTCAGAACCCTCGATTGAAAACCCATACAATGATAAGCATTAGGAAAAATAATCAGATATAAGGATGTGACGCCACTGACTGAACTCAGCTAACACAGAACTATTATATCCCCACTGTATTGCCCTCGCCTGTAATTTCTTAATGTCATTAACGTATTTTGTATTGCAGCAGTTCCATAGGGGGTCATTTTAGTGCCAATGTATGGCAttaatgtatttttggttttgctttgTGCTGGATTCGTTTGCAGGAGAATGGATAAGTAAATGGCAAAAACAAATATTCAAGGGGGAAAAATCCACAGCTACAGCCTGATGGTAGCTCAGCAGACTCTTGGAGCTCAAGTGGGCTCTTTCTTCATCTCAAGCCCTGAGGCTGGAGCCTTTGCAGCTCTGAGGAGATGTTTTTCCAGTTAAACCGATTCCTGCTTGGCAGGATTATTTCTGAACTAATCCCTCAAGTGACCTTTTACAGATATTAATTAGAAAACATGTTGGATGCATCGTCTAGGctttacataatgttatttacaaccactaaaaaaaaagaagctatttGTTCAGTTTTTCctactggaaaacaaaaacactacagACCCCATAGTTATTTCAGTACAGTCTGGTAGAGTACATCACAATGACTAGTGAtaattgggtaacactttacattaagtatctctaattactgtgcatttacgtAGTAGTTAaacttaaacataattacaatgttattatgcatagttacaatgtacttaatatgtactttttttgcatgatatgaatcttttctgatacaattgtgtactaacatatattgtgcaaaaaaaaagacatattaaagtacattgtaactatgcataataacattgtcattatgtgtacagtgcatcaataaggcacaagtaatcatttatttattttttatatttacactattcttttagAAATGGTAATTTTCATGGcaaactacatattacacggcaatgggtacatttcacgaaATTTCATAATAACCGGGAAAGAAATCCAGCCTTAATCATAGAATATGGTCCAATTTGCATTCAGGCCAAGTGAGGAACAGAACATTTACATATGCTTTACATTAATTAGGAagatttattataatttaatagGCACAGTTGACACCTTTTTATCAGAATGCAAGTTGCCTAGCAACTTGGTAACAGGTTTACGCAATTACAGAATGAATGTATCATGCTCATacagacaaattgaaataaaCTAGATCCAGGCACTTTTTAAAAGCTCTCTGTCCCAGAGCATGCTTAACAATCAGCTATCCATGGAGTAATATAATATTCAAATGAGATTAGAAAAGACTCACTGATTGCTGCCCAAGGCAATTCACAAGCAGCACACAATAACCTGAAAGTGTGGACCACGATGTTGATTCTGCTTCCATGTAATAGGATTATATACATTACCGAGTGTAGATTGCAGTGCAATCTGGATGTGAACTCACACATGAGCTCCTCACTGCTTGACTGTGGAATTTCAGCACCACTAATCAAAATCAAGTGGAGATGATTATTTTATTCCCTCTgctgtaacaaataaataaactactgAGAACCAGCGTGTGGTTCACTGGTTTAAACCTAACCCCGTGTCATCTGAACATACAACACTCTCTCCATGGTCCTTGTTGAATTCATGCCCAATTTATGGCATGTCACTCTTTTCTGTACATCCGTCGtccctagtattttttttttatcaaagcaaTAAAATCCAGATTAGCTATTTTGCACAATTCATCTGGTCTGATTCCTTATGTCGGATCCTTTAACAGCTGTAGCCATGACTGTTCATTTATACAGGAACTCTGCAGCGCTCAAGGTATTATGGGCAAAGGCAAAATCCCAGCTAGTGTTTTTTATTAGGAAGGAGCTGGGCAACAGCACCATAGCAGGGACTATATACAGGTTTATTTATATAGATAATGGTTCAGGACTGACTTGAGGATTGTTATTAATCGAGAACTCTTTGATCTAGACTCACTCTAATTGCTTTGGCCAAGGCATGGTGTGCGTTTTTGTGCCCCTCGCTGTATGATTCTGTAACCAATTTGAATTTGCTCATCACATGCAGAGTGTTGCTGGGTGTCTCATATTGCTATAGTTTTGAATGCTCGAACCGCGACAGATGatttacaccctacacatgaTGTGGTTGGCTGATTTCTCATACGTGATTTCAAATGACAGTAATATGTACAGTAGGTTATTCTAGCCCTAAAGGCATTCTTGTATTTTTCATAGCAATGGTCTCAAATCGTCTTCCATACAACAGTATAGAGTGACAGCCCTCTACATGGCAAGCGAGTTGAAAAACTGCTTTAAATGTAGCCACTGTGAACATTTAAAAGTATAATTCAGATTACCTGATGAGatgcagcactttttttttttttttttggtttagagAGCTCTATGCACAAAACAAATCTTTTGAAACTGAACTGCACAGACTAGCACCCATACAGTGCCGAACACATGGAAAGAAAGAATCTATACAGTGGGTGTCTTTAAGCACTACATAAATCTGTGGCCAGTCCTGTGGCTCCATTGCTTTCAACACCAGTACCATTCCCCTTGAATagtcagattttattttttacaatggtTGACATCAAGGATGAGTAACTTATTGATGGCAATTCTTCTTCTCAAGGACTGTTAGGAATGTTCTAACTGGTAGGATAATTAACTTTTATCAAGTACTGTGCTCTGAATAGGTATAACATACATAGAACGATATACACTGCAAAGGAATGCTTCAGCTCATGGCAATATAATATGAAAAGGCCTGTTGGAACAGCAAAATGATACATATACGTATGGTAACActgcatgaagtgtctctaattactgtgtagttagcTGCATGGtagttactaagtaaatacatgtgtatttacatatcattacaaagttattatgcacagttgaaatgtacttaatgtgtacttaACTCATTTTGTTCAGAAAGTTGAATGAAATTATGGCTGAATATTATGGCAACATATTGAATTTCATATCACTTTGTAgatttccatatactgtacttaatgaaaaactgacaaattgaaaaacaggacattttgaaatctaacatgaaatactgtactgctatgattattatggcttccggtagacttttgccatatcattttgtagtttctttgattacatgatgttaaataaaagatctaaattatattcatatagttgtCAGAGGTTATTCATGTTGAACCAGGTGATATTTAATAACTGAAGTCTTACAATAGGACAGCTGGTAATGAGCTTGTATGTATGCGGGTGGGTGTTTGGTTCTGCAAGGACCATTTATTAGCACTGCCTGTGAGTGTAGCGCTTATCACCGATAACCCAGCTGCTCTAACACACATTCTTCTATTTATATTGCAAGTTGCTTCATCTATATCAAGTAAACCCCGACAGTGAAGTAATTGATAAAATCTCAGAGTAACACTCTGCAAGACTGCACACTGTTTTTCATCTGAAAAGCAAAAGCTGGGATCTCAGGTGGCCTTTTCTCCAGAAGAACGGAAAGTTTACCTGGATTAAAGATGCCTCCGAGAGCCAGTCTATCTGGTGAAAGAGGGACCAGTTTAATGAAGTCGGCTCAACAGTCTGCTCTCATGATGTCTGTCAAAAAAGCAAGCAAAAAGTAAGAAACTTTCCTCTGCTCGTCAGGATGGACTTCCCTGCCCCACCCTCCAACCAGCTGCTGATATTGACCATCTCTAATTACATTTAcactgtagttacttagtaatacttacacataatgacaCAGGTATCATGccttgttacaatgtacttaatgtgtaaatctttttgcatgatataaccctaaacctaatcctACCACTAAGTCTAaacctaaccccctaacccttttctgctaCAATTGTgatacatatattgtgcaaacaTTATTtccacattaagtgcattgtaactatgcatactaacattgtagttatgtgtaactactatgtaaatacacagtaattagagacacatcaTATAAAATGTTCcccttttctctttctttgtgGCTAGTTGGGAATTGGTTTCCGCTGCATATCAACACAGGTATCTTTGACAGCACTGGATTCCAGCTAATCTGTTTTTGtccaaggatgtttttttttgtaagtgcaCTTTTTTTGCAGATTTCTCATGCTTTTGACCATTCTTCCCTATTCTatattacactctgctgtgcttttagtATGGCACAGGGTGTATGTGGGTGTAAAACATGGTGAGATACTTAAAGATCTAAGATATGATGTTCTACATGAATAG
Proteins encoded in this region:
- the LOC117424769 gene encoding melanin-concentrating hormone receptor 1-like, with protein sequence MASDNLPLVAASGNDSSANYTAAAERPLHYTNVIMPSIFGIICFLGIIGNCIIIYTIFKKTKCRAKQTVPDIFIFNLSIVDLLFLLGMPFLIHQLLGNGSWCFGSIMCTIITALDTNSQVVSTYILTAMTVDRYLATVHPIKSTYMRTPCVATMVICLVWLLSLLTIIPVWMYAGLMSLKDGSVQCALLLPNPATDIYWYTLYQFLLAFAFPLITICVVYFKILQHMSTTVAPLPQRSLRVRTKKVTRMAVAICLAFFICWAPYYILQLVHLGVQRPSVAFFYAYNIAISMGYANSCINPFLYVVLSQTFKRQFMVAIRPAQEQFRFNNSMTNGSVSLRLAPESTQQSHFSRQYSQNALPVTVAAH